TTGTTGGAGGGACAGTAAATCAGTTTATTTTTGACAATAGTTATTAGCAGGCATTTCCAATAACGAATGCTGTATTTCATATGACGCAGAAAATTGTATCTCCTCCTTGATGCAGAAGTTGTATAGATAATGCTGTACGGCGCACTTGCAGATGGTTTTAAAACACAAAACGCAGTTTGAAGATGAACAAGACTTTTATTTGTGTTTATTTCTACATACTATGAAAACATTATGCCTACTCTGAATATCCCAATGTCAAATACTTCATATTCCCATCCTAGCTGTATTAAAACCGTGAATTTTCATGGCATGACCTTTTTAAGATTTAAAGCTGATTGACTCTTTTGAATGGAGCATTGGGTCACTTATCTGGTTCAGACAATCTGAAAAATAACTTGCATATCACTCTTTTTTGTCTAGGGTAATAAGTGGGTTTTGTGGGGACTGATATGCTGATTCCAGTATCGCTGTGCGCCTTTGCCACATAGACAGTGAATACATAGAAGATCTGCTCCAGAATGgaaggacattttcaaagaaTGCAAGGATCAAAAAGGCCTGTTATTTCAGCCTTAAGGAACTGGCAAGATGTTTTCCTAGTATTTAGATGTGGCCCTTTGTTTGACCAGTTGTTATTATAACATGTGTGTCAAGGAACTTCGGTCCATAATACGGTATAATGTACCAAAAATGCCGTTTTGAAATTTAAGTTGAATATTTCTAAGAGATGTGATATTGTGTCACAAGTCGGTTGATGCTTATTTGACAGTGCTACAGAATTTTGCTAAAACTGGGAGTAAGGGTCTTGGGGTTGGCATAGTTGCAGTGTGATACTTTTTTTTGGGAACATTCTGGGTACTTTTACAGCAACCATACCATCTTGCCTCGACTCCTTCTCAAACACACTATAAGGCTGTGATAAAAATTAAGGTCACCACATAACTCATTGCGAATAATGTTAATAAAATGTGGACTGTAATGCAACAGTAGTCCTAATATTAAGACCGACTCTATTTGATATGCACCTCACTCACGACCAGATATACCACCTAACTGTATGTCTGTTATTGGGAAGCCGGGCCTAAAATAGCTCCCAAGATTGCACACGAGCCTACTCCTCGGACATGTcgtatacattgtactttattACTGCACACAGTTCAAACTTTCGAGAAAGTGTGCTTTGTTTAGGATTTAGTCGGGCTTTAAACACCGTCAAAACACAATCTAATGAAACCGAAAGAAACCAGTCTGTGGTGTGTGCTACTATGTAGTAACAACCTGACTGTTTCACTTGGTTCCTGTGATTTAAAATTCCCCCACTCCTTTGTTTAACATGTTCAAGAGAGAATATGGACAGGACAGGACCGTTGGGGTCAGGTTTGTGATCCTATCCTGGTCTTCTGGTTGAGACTGCACCCAAGAGGAGTATAACCAAAGCCTAGACCTTTTTTGTCCTTGCAAGAAAGTGTTAATGGTCGGTCTATTCATGCCCCTATTTCAGCAGGGGTTTTGTTCGACCCCATTAGCACAATTAGGTGTCATTTTCACAGCCTGGATAGCAGAGGTTTAGAGGAACATGTAAATGTTGGTAAAGAACTTTAAGGTACAATCTGATTTGTAAAATATCGATTCTTTGGTTCAAAAATGTATCCATACTGTGATTCCGAGATGTTCAATACAAGAAGTCTTGATATATTATTGTACCTGTTGGTGCCTGGTAGACATGAGATAATGTTGCATTATCATGAGTCTGTCCTCAATCAAGGAGCACCTCTCCCAGGCCCCAATGTACAATCAGAAAGCTTTACAGTGTGAACAAGGCATCATTTTGGGTGGTTCTCTATCTCCTGACAACTGAAGACTGCTTTATTTTTGCGAGCGTAATATTTTTGCGAGTCTTGCGTGAGGGGTCAAAACGCGAACATTGATAGCACTAAAATTACTGGCCTAATGAtataattattttaaaaaacGGAATTTAAGTATGAATCTCAAAAAGGTGATTGTTGCTAAAATTTtgggctgcaaaaataaaggggtttataCAGTCTGCCCAGGTCATCTGATTTTCACTTCTGTTCATTCTTCATGCTTGATGGTGGCCACATCCCAGATGGGAACTGATCCCATGCTCGGTGGGAAATCATGTTCCTGCACCTAATTCAGTACTGTAAGCTTCAAGGTTGCAAATATGAGACTTGGAGAACATTGATTTTCAGTTGCAAATAAAGATGATCAACTGGAGAAATTATCTTGTTAAAACTTCTTTCTTATCGTCCTGGGGGACAGTATTTGCCGCAAAAGAAGGCATCATCAGGATCTTGATTAAGTGTTAACCAGGTTAACATTTCACACTCATATTCTACACCTTTTCAATATCCTTTATACAAGTACATATAAGAAGTAGGGCAGTAGGCTCTTggcgcagggggggggggcagaacatCACTTTTTGCCTTAAAAGCCTTGTGTGGGTTTCTCCTCGCACGTTTTTCATCAATATAAAAATGTGCGCGTTCATGTCGGCCCAAATCAGTTGAATTTGAAAGATACCGGGTGTGCAACCTCTCAAAAATGAACTCCTGAGACATTCCATTCACCGTCCTAAAAACACATCCGAAGGGAAGGGgagaggccggtccactgcatccggggTGTACTCGTATAGTTGTGGGAAAGTTATCCTGAAGAGGTGGCCTTATATGCTTTGTTGCATGAATCCGAAAACGAGGTATTCAACGAAAGTTTTCGAAAGACTCGTTGATATCAGTACAGTCGTCCCCCAAAAGAAACGTCACAGTGGCAGCTGTACAGTGAACACTGTGAAACCGTATTTCGTTTGTCGTCTTCGGTTGTGGGCATCTCTTGTGAGATTACTTTTGATAGACCGTAGTGGAAACTTTGGCTTCATCACAGACTTTGCCCATGTCTGGGACATGAATAGTTTTTGCTGTAAAAGAAAATGAGATGCCTGTAACTGAAAGGTTTGTCACCGTTAAAGCAGGCATACATGCTGTCtaatttgtactgtcttgataCCAGTAAAAAAAAACACCCGAATGTATTGCTGAGTGAGCAGAACACACCAGTGATTGGCCTGAAAACCCACGAGACCGCAAGTTGGGGGTGTTTCCTGGTTCCACCGTAGAGGAGAGAAAATCAACAAGCCATTGGGGATTATTAGGTATCAGGGTGGCTCGCCCTTACCTGTCCAAGGACCTTGCCATTCTATCGTCAGTTGTCCTGCTGACAATGAAAACAGGAAGCATCTAAAGGCACCGGGTGACCGACTTGACTGGCTGTATTGAAGCTTCCTGCAACAGAAATCATGGTCACTTTGAAATGCATAGTCCCCTGGGCCGTTTCAGTATCATGCCAAAGCTATCAGCAAAATAGATTTTGCTTTCATTGCCTCGGGTTGGCCTCTTGCTGTTGTTGTTTTAACGGAAACAGGCGAACCCTTGGCACCGCCAGGGTTGTTTATGCCGAGGGAGACTGTGGCAGGCGTTTCCAAATAATATTTAAAAGTACTTAAGGGATTTTCACGGTCAAATCGAAAGAATTTTCTCGGGGGCAGGCGGGGGGGGAGGTCAATCGCTCAGGGAGATAGTTCGCACCTCTTGACCCTCTTGAAAAAACAGCCGGAGCCGCTCTCCGGCTCAAAGCACCAGTACTATTCTAGCGGAACAATCGAATACGGGGAACATAAAAACCGTTCACACCCGTCACATCCTCTTACTTGACGAGATATTGTCCCCTGCCGTTTTCGCCCATACAAGTGAGGACTCTCCTTACTGATCCTGCAACGCTGTTGATGGCATGCTGATTGACCGTAATATAGTTGTCGGAACCCTCTTGCGTCCAGCGTCCGACAACATCCAGCGGTAACATGCAGGCTAAAATGTAGACAATGTTGTCATTCCAATTAGTCCTTCGTTTAAATCATCTCTGAAGATTGACAAGGAGATGCATTGGCCTATTTCCACCCGTGCGGTTTTCACAGGCGTTGGATCGATTTCGATGAAGTTATTCAATGGGTAATTGCTGTACCTACCACAACAATACCCGTGAAGCGGCAAAACATGGGCGGGAAACCGAGGTATAGTGCCAGGCTTTATAATTCTGTCTATCTTCGATCTGCACACAGTACGTACTCTAAGAACCCTTCTGATCATGGCCGGGATATGATAAATTCCTAGATCCGTTAATCTTACGTTTGGAAGCCCAACATGAGACTAAAGATGCAGCGTGATATAAAAAAGCTCCGACTGCATAACCTACCTTCTAGATTAAGAAAGAAGCCGAAAGCAAGAAAAAGTATCTTCAAAGACGACATTGCAAAAATATGCGTTTTTGTCCCTGATCCTGTCATAAAAGTAGTTGAACTGAGACCGTGCCCTCACGGCATTCTTTCCAATGAGATGTTCAGTCGTTGTAATCGCTGTTCAGAAATGTTGGAAGTGTCATTAGTTGTACTTAAATTGCTCAATTGCTGACCCTAGATATTCTAGGTTCCTCACGGTTCCACTTTAAACCCCCGCTAAAGCAGTGGCGACGTTCAAGTACATACCTGAGCCAATCGCCATTTCTTTGAAAGAAGGTCCTCTTGAATAGCAGAATCCTTTCTCCACACAGATATAAGACAATGTTATGAGACGGACTGCCTCATTACCCTACTTGAACTGCGCGGAATGATGAGCAGGGTCATGACATCTGTGGTTACACAGCCACAcatccatcctgaacctcatggtctgtACCCCCGTTAAACGTAGCCAGGTTGATGAGATGCATAAGCCTTGGTGATCAAGATGCCACACGCCCCTGCTCTCTTTTCGAAACACCCCCTGCACAAATTAACTTTCCAACATCTCGCCGGAATTTTGGAGAAATTAAAACGTACAAATAAAACTTTATCGGCAGGTTTAAAAAGAGGAGCAAATACACCATCTGGAATAGATAGCTGGAGATATTGTAAAGTGAAATTTCTAATGCTGATTGATTGTAAGCCTTATGTTTCCACATATTTGGGAATACCATTGAAAGGATTCCGACTCCTGCTGATGGCGACAAGGTTTATGAAAATAATCAGAGCACTTAAATCAGGTTCTGGTAGAAATTTCATCCATGCAAATTCGCTGAAAATCAGTTCCTCCGACTGGCCTCCTAGTTTTTGGCGGACTTTAAAATCGATTCGATAAATCGTCAAAAGACTTGTGATGGAGAAAATGAGTAAAACGAGGGCAGATGTGACCGAAGCGCTTAGCACGGTGCACCATGACTTTACGCACGCAGACGCATGGTTCTGCAACGTGAGCAGCCGGTCGAAGGTCAACAAAACAATCAACCAATGAGAGACAGTGAAAAGCGTCAAACAGAGGAAAAGGATAATAATATTTGCCGTCTCGAGGTCAATTTTTTCCGGTAATTCCCGAGACAAAATCGACGGGACCCCGACAGTGATTAGGAGACATAAGTCACACACCGCCAACGCTGTAACATAGACAGTTCCAGAACTTTTCCGATTAGTTTTCGTCGTGACCGTTAAGATGCACAATAAGTTCC
This is a stretch of genomic DNA from Lineus longissimus chromosome 2, tnLinLong1.2, whole genome shotgun sequence. It encodes these proteins:
- the LOC135482758 gene encoding uncharacterized protein LOC135482758 isoform X1; amino-acid sequence: MTGSGTKTHIFAMSSLKILFLAFGFFLNLEACMLPLDVVGRWTQEGSDNYITVNQHAINSVAGSVRRVLTCMGENGRGQYLVKKLQYSQSSRSPGAFRCFLFSLSAGQLTIEWQGPWTAKTIHVPDMGKVCDEAKVSTTVYQK
- the LOC135482758 gene encoding uncharacterized protein LOC135482758 isoform X2 produces the protein MAIGSACMLPLDVVGRWTQEGSDNYITVNQHAINSVAGSVRRVLTCMGENGRGQYLVKKLQYSQSSRSPGAFRCFLFSLSAGQLTIEWQGPWTAKTIHVPDMGKVCDEAKVSTTVYQK